From the genome of Podospora pseudoanserina strain CBS 124.78 chromosome 7 map unlocalized CBS124.78p_7.2, whole genome shotgun sequence, one region includes:
- a CDS encoding uncharacterized protein (EggNog:ENOG503NXXC) gives MDDINGTTMKAHRAANGINGAIKSPALNGHNTVQRRTTRSRGPGWPSWLFSFAARLVAWYSIYAILFWCPATLDACDENSPLVCRPYFQLKNTVTPHLEPYYDAYAAPYVELARPYYNAVDEKVITPAWDYAKQHGAPQVEQARVYGKAQWEKSVQPQITKVQHLAKTQYDHTLAPHLDQLSTAVGPYYEIVRTNSLQTYHEFLLPSYQFAQPYALQAYHATSDFALGTVAPTCAWAWNKTNLFLDSTVWPHLRVIYVENVEPQLVKIGKRLGRYSSSTNGTKKSVPKSAVDSASSFASKTISSFVKPAPSASSTTSVVASSKSSSTAGRPQAKDAPEAHRSKSSVDPITPPDTAEQVENEDPVRRAARETVAADLKDWQERYAKAVDEGAAEIDNRVQEIAKRMIRRNARITGKALLDQLQEATVSELVLLRGDILDIINAVNDKELGTEDAQEEIVQAVRQAGMAIKDKAQAVRHWREEYETELQASITQAAETHFTVLQGIRDLALQRIGMKWAWTDGITYKDWAKYHLLKSRFDEWKGDLEKLIVTHPNLEAAQVEGANIEDEAMKLAATAAKELGRLKQVANWKLVAGDVTEEFDSTLTQQAAEAVEAARLAATSVVNKAGESAEKAQHAVVDKVAGAYENASEAVVGVKDTVSEKTAEAAQSVGNNNLWAEDSMAGEGDEEPAEAVSAASGEISSVVEPTSEATADVDNSPEPVADDLAHLAASESLVFETPPIVDNVTQIQEDVRADPAPVELLVDEDAAGEEEEAGDAPDTRPVAEAEAAPTVKPALFGAAAQVVPRHSPILDDEEDDEEDMSGAIQVMQDELRSVYSAAMSRANAQYSEALSAVSAQIHGTPLPAHQQMLASVTSAYNKAMASASSRMDVALEAVSTQLRGTPTKTKKNIMPTVAIPTVPVPSVDWARIESIASERLEQGRSWALEQYESAKTAAGLATPTPSTPAEHVNKLLDNARHNYYAGLGLAHARYSEFLSAASAAVSSMTATPTPTDLAGTASSLASVASESAAAAAAAVGESASSAASVASESAASAASAASVAAASAASAASESGASAASVIGSGASSIAAAASAGVSSAASVAGENVSSAAAAGYEQAAAAADYVADGWDVIVTKISIQVYGAPAPTPWYEAFYSGVGEYASSASAAAGDGAGSVTSAAAVASDAAAQRYEAVSALVSELLVGKEPTFSESVVSRLNAAYATGTNVVGSAASAASEVVGEAGEKVRSVGEKVASVASEATEAVKEKVQGHDEL, from the exons ATGGACGACATAAACGGCACCACAATGAAAGCCCACCGGGCTGCGAATGGTATCAACGGCGCCATCAAGTCGCCCGCCTTGAATGGCCACAACACTGTCCAGAGAAGAACTACCAGAAGTCGTGGGCCAGGTTGGCCGTCCTGGCTGTTCAGTTTCGCTGCCAG GTTGGTGGCATGGTATTCGATCTACGCGATTCTGTTCTGGTGCCCAGCTACCCTCGACGCCTGCGATGAAAACTCCCCGCTCGTGTGCAGACCTTACTTCCAGCTCAAGAACACCGTCACCCCACATCTCGAGCCATATTACGACGCATACGCGGCACCGTACGTTGAGCTGGCGCGCCCATACTACAACGCTGTGGACGAAAAGGTCATCACACCAGCCTGGGATTACGCGAAGCAGCATGGTGCCCCGCAGGTTGAGCAGGCCCGTGTCTACGGAAAGGCACAGTGGGAAAAGTCTGTACAGCCTCAAATCACTAAAGTCCAGCATCTGGCCAAGACCCAATACGACCACACCCTCGCGCCACATCTCGACCAGCTCTCGACCGCGGTTGGGCCATACTACGAGATCGTGCGAACCAACTCTCTCCAGACATATCACGAGTTTCTGTTACCCTCGTATCAGTTTGCTCAGCCCTACGCACTGCAGGCTTATCATGCCACCTCGGACTTTGCGCTGGGAACCGTAGCGCCTACATGTGCCTGGGCGTGGAATAAGACAAATCTCTTCCTTGACAGCACTGTCTGGCCGCATCTGAGAGTCATCTACGTTGAGAATGTGGAGCCCCAGCTTGTCAAGATTGGCAAGCGACTGGGCCGGTatagcagcagcaccaatggCACCAAAAAGTCAGTTCCTAAGTCGGCAGTAGACTCAGCTTCGAG CTTTGCTTCCAAAACGATATCTTCTTTTGTCAAGCCTGCaccatccgcctcctcgaccacctcTGTTGTTGCCTCGAGCAAGTCTTCTTCCACAGCCGGTCGACCGCAAGCCAAGGACGCTCCAGAAGCCCATCGATCCAAATCCAGCGTCGATCCCATCACTCCTCCCGATACTGCCGAACAAGTCGAGAATGAGGATCCGGTGCGCCGCGCTGCTCGTGAGACGGTGGCTGCAGATCTCAAGGACTGGCAAGAGCGCTACGCCAAAGCCGTGGATGAAGGGGCTGCCGAGATTGACAACCGCGTCCAGGAGATTGCCAAGAGGATGATTCGCCGAAACGCTCGAATTACAGGCAAGGCTCTTCTCGACCAGCTTCAAGAGGCCACAGTCTCTGAGCTGGTACTGCTGCGCGGTGACAttctcgacatcatcaatgCAGTCAACGACAAGGAGCTGGGAACCGAGGACGCACAGGAGGAAATCGTTCAGGCTGTCAGGCAGGCCGGTATGGCTATCAAAGACAAGGCGCAGGCCGTGCGCCACTGGCGTGAGGAGTACGAAACCGAGTTGCAGGCTTCCATCACGCAAGCGGCTGAAACCCACTTCACCGTTCTTCAAGGCATCAGAGATTTGGCACTGCAAAGGATTGGCATGAAGTGGGCCTGGACGGATGGAATCACATACAAGGACTGGGCCAAGTACCACCTGTTGAAGAGCAGATTTGACGAGTGGAAGGGGGATCTGGAGAAGCTCATCGTTACCCACCCGAACCTTGAAGCTGCGCAGGTGGAGGGGGCCAACATCGAGGATGAGGCCATGAAACTGGCCGCCACGGCAGCCAAGGAGCTCGGTCGTCTAAAGCAAGTGGCCAATTGGAAGCTTGTGGCTGGCGATGTGACGGAGGAGTTTGATAGCACCCTGACACAGCAGGCTGCCGAGGCTGTCGAAGCCGCCAGACTTGCTGCCACCAGCGTGGTCAACAAGGCTGGCGAGTCCGCCGAAAAGGCCCAGCATGCCGTCGTCGACAAGGTGGCGGGAGCGTACGAGAACGCAAGCGAGGCTGTTGTCGGTGTCAAGGACACTGTATCGGAAAAGACAGCTGAGGCTGCCCAATCGGTTGGCAATAACAACTTGTGGGCCGAGGACTCGATGGCTGgtgagggcgatgaggagccAGCTGAGGCAGTTAGCGCTGCCTCGGGAGAGATCTCCAGCGTTGTTGAGCCCACGTCCGAGGCCACCGCCGATGTCGACAACTCTCCAGAACCAGTTGCTGACGATCTTGCGCATCTTGCGGCCAGCGAGTCCCTGGTGTTCGAGACCCCCCCTATTGTTGATAATGTGACGCAGATTCAAGAGGACGTCAGAGCTGACCCAGCCCCAGTTGAGCTACTAGTCGACGAGGACGCCgcgggggaagaggaggaggctggagaCGCTCCTGATACTCGTCCTGTCGCGGAAGCCGAAGCGGCGCCTACTGTCAAGCCCGCTCTATTTGGCGCCGCCGCTCAGGTTGTGCCCCGTCATTCCCCTATcctcgatgacgaggaggatgacgaggaggacatgTCCGGTGCCATTCAGGTAATGCAAGACGAATTGAGATCGGTCTACTCCGCAGCCATGTCTCGTGCCAACGCACAATATTCCGAGGCATTGTCGGCTGTCTCAGCCCAGATCCACGGCACTCCCCTTCCTGCTCATCAACAGATGCTCGCCTCGGTGACGTCTGCTTACAACAAGGCCATGGCCTCAGCAAGCTCTCGGATGGACGTTGCGCTCGAGGCTGTGTCGACTCAGTTGCGCGGGACACCAaccaagacgaagaagaacaTCATGCCCACGGTCGCCATTCCGACTGTCCCAGTGCCCAGTGTCGATTGGGCTCGTATCGAGTCCATTGCCTCGGAACGCCTCGAACAGGGCCGGTCTTGGGCGCTAGAGCAGTACGAAAGTGCCAAGACTGCAGCTGGTCTGGccaccccaacaccttcCACCCCAGCTGAACATGTCAACAAGCTTCTGGACAACGCCCGGCACAATTACTACGCCGGTCTCGGCCTCGCGCATGCCAGGTATTCCGAGTTTTTGTCGGCAGCCAGCGCAGCCGTGAGCTCCATGACGGCCACCCCTACACCGACTGATCTTGCCGGTACTGCTTCTTCGCTTGCTTCGGTCGCCAGCGAGTccgcggctgctgctgccgccgccgttggcgAGTCTGCTTCTTCGGCCGCTTCAGTGGCCAGCGAGTCGGCTGCTTCTGCCGCTTCGGCAGCTAGTGTGGCTGCCGCTTCTGCTGCGTCGGCGGCAAGCGAGTCTGGTgcctctgctgcttctgtCATTGGGTCAGGTGCATCCTCTATTGCGGCTGCTGCCAGTGCAGGAGTTTCCTCCGCCGCATCGGTTGCCGGCGAGAACGTCTCTTCTGCGGCTGCCGCCGGATACGagcaagctgctgctgcagctgACTACGTGGCTGATGGCTGGGATGTCATTGTCACCAAGATCAGCATACAGGTCTACGGTGCTCCAGCCCCTACTCCATGGTACGAAGCTTTCTACAGCGGTGTTGGCGAGTACGCTTCCTCTGCCTCGGCGGCAGCTGGTGACGGGGCGGGGTCAGTAACGAGTGCCGCTGCTGTGGCCAGTGATGCGGCCGCTCAACGCTATGAGGCCGTGAGCGCGCTCGTGTCTGAACTCTTGGTCGGCAAGGAACCAACATTCTCCGAAAGCGTGGTGTCCAGGCTAAATGCTGCTTATGCCACCGGCACCAACGTTGTTGGCTCAGCCGCCAGCGCCGCTAGCGAAGTGGTCGGTGAGGCCGGCGAGAAGGTCAGAAGCGTCGGTGAGAAGGTGGCAAGTGTTGCGAGCGAAGCGACCGAAgcggtcaaggagaaggttCAGGGCCATGATGAACTGTGA